From the Nostoc sp. PCC 7107 genome, the window CGCCAGTGATATATATGCAGTGGGAGTGACTTGTCTTTATTTGTTGACTGGTAAAGGGCCTTTAGACTTTGAACAGGATATCTATACAGGTGAGATATCATGGCAAAAAGAAGTGAATATTAGCGATCGCTTTGCTAAAATTTTAGGCAAGATGGTGAAGTTTTCTTTAGACGATCGCTTCAAAACAGTTGATGATGTAATTAAGGCCTTAAATATAGAGAGTAATTTACCCAATTTAAGTAACTGTTTAACAACTAAGCCTCTTAAAAAATTCCCACATCAACCACAACAAACATCTCCACAAGCGTATATATCACCGACTAATAGAACAGCGATCGCAATTCGAGAATGGAAAGCTAAACTCAATAACAAACAGTTGCACCGGCAGTTTAATTCTTACTTAACTTCGGTATAAATAATGATTAGCATTAACTGTTCACCTCTGTAGTTAAAGTTATCCGTGAAAATATCTCGCTTACTCACACCTTGTTGTAAACTCTATTCATTGCTCCTTCACTCTCCATGCCTCTGCATCTGGAGTGTGAGACAAAAACAAAAGCAAATAAACTAGTTTCTTAGCTCCAGAATTTGGTAAGCTCCAACTTCGGAGACAATAAATAAACTTAAGTATTGGTCGGAGGGGTCTCAGGGTGGCTCACGATGAACATGCAGTAACGGAACAAATTCATCCAAAAGATATTTCCTGGCCATTTTGGCCGATTGTGCCACTCTACCCCTACAGCAGACGGCGAACAATTCGTCGAGAAGTCATCAAAAATACTGTCTGGACTTTTGACCAATTACAAGGCATTTTTTACGTTGTTGTGCCGATTCGGATGACTGTTGTCAAGCTAGATGCTGGTGGTTTACTGGTATATGCGCCTGTTGCAGCAACAAAAGAATGTATTCAACTTGTTCAAGAATTGGTGGCTGAACATGGGGATATTAAATATATTATTTTGCCAACTATCTCTGGTATCGAACACAAAGTTTTTGTCGGCCCTTTTGCGAGATGCTTTCCTAACGCACAGGTGTTTGTCGCGCCGAATCAATGGAGTTTCCCGCTGAATTTACCATTAAGCTGGTTAGGTCTACCTGCAAAACGCACTCAGGTTTTGCCAGAAGATAGCAGCCAAGCGCCTTTTGCCGATGAGTTTGATTATGAAATATTAAAGACGATTGATTTAGGCCTTGGTAAGTTTACAGAAGTGGCATTTTTTCACAGGCGATCGCACACTTTATTAGTCACAGATGCGGTAGTATCAGTACCAGAAGAACCGCCAGCGATCGTGCAACTTGAACCCTATCCTTTACTATTCCACGCGAAAGAAAGAGGTTCGGATGTTGTTACTAATAATCAACTAAATCGCCGCAAAGGATGGGAACGGATTACACTGCTTGCTTTATACTTTCAACCCAGTGCTTTAAAAGTACCTGCATGGGGTGAAGTATTCCGCGATGCCTTGAAAGCACCAGAACGCTCTATAAAGGCTTATTTTGGGTTATTTCCCTTCAAATGGCAAGATAACTGGCAGATGTCATTTCACGCTTTACGCGGAGATGGGCGTTTGTTTGTTGCACCAGTTTTACAAACTCTCATTCTCAACCGCGCACCCAAAGAAACACTTGATTGGGCGGATAAAGTGGCAAGTTGGAATTTTCAGTGGGTGATTCCCTGTCATTTTGACGCACCAATTAAAGCTCAACCACAGCAATTTCGCCAAGCATTTTCTTTTTTAGAAAAGCAACCAACTGTCAGTACATGTTTGTTTAATAGTAGTAGTTATCCTTTACCAGAGGATGATTTTAAAATTCTCAAAGAAATTGATGCAGGTTTAAATAAGAGTGGAATTGTTCCGCCTGCGAAGGAGAAAATCTAAAAGTTTGTGGAGATTCAAAAGCAAATTTGATTACGCCCGTTTTTCTTAGCTGCTCTGACTTTATCGCTGGCTCGCTGCAAAAAAGACACAAGGTTATTTTCTGCCATTAGTTCAACAACACCAATACTGGTGGTGAGGTGAAACTGATGACCATTATAAGCTGTGATGATTTCTTCACTCAAAGCTAGGCGAATTCTTTCAGCTATTTGACATCCGGTATTGAGGTCAGTATTAGACATGACAATACAAAATTCTTCGCCGCCGTAGCGTGTAACCCAATCTCCTGCTCGGATATGAGTTGTAAATATTTTTGCAGCAGTTTTTAAAGCTTGATCACCAGTAGGAAAACCATAGTTGCGATTCACTTCACCGAAATTATCTAAATCGAGGAGCAAGATTGTTAGTCGTTGCTGATATTTATGATATTTTTCGATCTCACGGGCTAGTAATCTATCGAGATAACGGCGATTAAATACTTCAGTTAAGCCATCATGCTCTGCTTCTATGCGATATTTATTGGCTAAACGACTGGCTTTCAGTACCATTTCACTAATCATTCGTTCCGCAGTGACACGAATGCGATGCTCAAAGTCAGTGATTAGTTTATCTTGACCAGAAGCATCAGCGATCGCTTCAAATTCTTCAGAGGTGACAACGCGGTTACGTCCCTTTTGCTTGGCCGCATAGATACATTGATTGATTTCTTGCCATAATTGCTCAACGGAAGAATGTCCTGACATCGCAACTACTCCTAATGAAGCTGTTAGATGCACAGAAGATGTCTCATTCAGCTTGAATTCATGAGTTTCGATCTGCGTTCTGAGAAATTCGGCAAAAGCTTTTCCTTGCTCCATACCACCACCCATACAAATCACAAATTTATCACCGCCTGTCCGAGCGACGATACTAGCTCCTAGTGAGTACTTTTGGAGAATTTGTCCAATCTCTTGTAATATCTGATCTCCGACAACATGACCATAGCGATCGTTAATAAACTTAAAACGATCAATATCTAAGTGAATTAAAGATAAAGGTTCTACTTCTTCTTTAGATGTTAAAAGCTTGATGGCATAATCGTTAAATTTGCGAAAATTAGCAATTCCAGTTAACTTATCAAGACTAAATAAATGCTTTTGCTGATTATGCCAAATACTGCGCTGTAAACGTAAACCTATTTGCTGATTAATGGCATCGATTTTACAGGTTTCATCTCCTGCTTCTAACCAGCAAAGAACAGCAGCTTCTTGCTCAATTGTCTCTATCAATACTACTATTGGTAAACCAACAGTAGTATACATATATTTGACTTGCTCTAAATTTTCAAAAGCCTTGATATCGAGTACAATAACATCAAAGTCTTGCTCAAATAAAGTTGAAATATCAACTTGCATCCACTCAAAATTGAGGGGAACATTTATTGGTTGAGGCAAATCTAGTGAACTACACCACGCAACTCGAATTGCTTTCACCTGTTCATTCATGAATTTCCAACTTTAGTAACCGACAAAAGTATATGGTTAACTTAAAGTTTAACAAGTAAATTCAGTAGTCTGTGAGCAACATTCTTTGACTAAGAAATTAAGTTTTTCTAAGTGAAGTTACTAACAGGGAAATTGCTGGTTATGATGCAATCAGGACTTACGCAAAAATAACGTAACTCCGTCATTACGTAGGCGTTAGCCTTACCGTAGGGTACAATAGCGACGTCATCCCCCCTGAAGCTGGGATTGCTTCCCTACACTTCGTTCCGGTCGCAATGACACTATCGGCGTTGCGTAAGTCCTAGCAATTACTAAAACTTGTATTTCTATCCCATTCATTCAGTATAAATTTGACGAGATTTTAAGCCAGCTATAGCAATATTAAATAAGTCATATAAAATACAGATCAGGAAACGAACTAACACCATTTTGAATTATGGAAGGGTTTATTAATCAGCGGTTCAGAACTCCATCTGTCGCAATCATTTTCCAAGTTGTTATAAACTGATGTTCTTGCGCCACTAGCAAATTCAGATCCTTCTAAATTCATTTATGCCAAAGATAAAAAATTTTCTCTAAAATGGTCAAGTCATCACATTGCCGTAGCACACCCTATTAGACTGACATTGTTGAATAAATCGCTGGGGAATTTCTATACTAGCACCCCAATGCAAGTGTATATATGAAGCGTGAAGATTAACGGATAAATTCCAGCCTTCAAAGCCCATATTTTCATCACAATCGTAGCGGTAAGTTTCAAATAATGGCTGATGAGAATTGGTGCTTAAACTTGAGCGATGAAACTCATGTCCGTAAATATTTGTCCCGGCATTGACTAACAAACTATCTTGTAATGCTATCGCCCGACGATAACCCAAAGTTAAACGTCCACCCATGCAGGCAGATGTGGGGATTATTCCTACCATTGGGTAAGTTTTACCCTCAAAATCGATGATTTCTGCACACAAATACATCAATCCGCCACATTCGGCAATTGTGGGCATACCTTGAAGAATCGCTGTTTTTACTGCTTGTAAAACATTGGTATTTTTAGTTAATTGTTCAGCAAAAACTTCTGGAAAACCACCGCCAAAATACATTCCCTGAATATTTGGCGGTAATTCTGAGTCTGCTAGAGGACTCCAAAAAACTAACTCTGCACCTAATTGTTGGAGTATATCGAGATTATCTTGATAATAAAAATTAAAAGCGCGATCGCGTGCAACCGCAATCCTGATTTTAGTTAGTGCTGTTAGCGGTAGCGGGGCGTTCAGTCTGTGCTGAGTTTTTAATAAAGGTAATAAACTTTGCCAGTCAAAGCAATTATCACCTAAATCAGCTAGACGTTCTACCACAGCATCCAGTTCGCTAATTTCGCCTGTGGGGACTAAACCGAGATGGCGGTCAGGAATTGTAATGTTATCTTGACGACGCAATACACCAAGAATCGGTAACTGTAGAGATTGTAGAGCATCTTTGAGAAGAGAGAGATGGCGATCGCTGCCGACGCGATTGAGGACTAAACCAGCTATCTTAATTTTAGGGTCAAAGGAACAATAACCGTGAGCGATCGCCGCCACAGAACCCGATAACCGACTGCAATCAATTACCAACACCACAGGTAAATCAAGTAACTGTGCAATATGCGCCGTACTAGCAAAAGTGAATGGGTGTAAACTAGCTTCTTCCCCACTCCCCATCACCCCATCAAACAACCCCATTACCCCTTCAACCAAAGCATATTCACTTGTTTGGTGATGTTTAGCAAAACATTGCTGAACGTAAACTTCACTAGTCAGCACTGGGTCTAAGTTGCGACAAGCAAGACCAGTCACATACTGATGAAACATTGGGTCAATATAGTCTGGCCCGACCTTGAAAGATTGCACCTGACCACCACGACGACATAAAGATGCTAAAAGAGCGAGTGTAACTGTTGTCTTACCCACCCCGCTACGTTCGCCAGCAATTACTAAAGCCATTGAAAAAAACTACTGTGTACTATATTGTTTAACTTGCGATCGTACTGTTTTTATCAATATTTAAAAGCGGTTATTATAAAATTCAGCATAAGCTAAAAGTAGCTCAATCACTCATGAGTTAAAAACATAATGCAGAATCACAGCAAACAGATTTACAATTATACCGTTATTTTAGAAAAAGAATCAGATGGAGGTTATCACGCATTTTGTCCTGCCTTAAAAGGCTGTCATTCTCAAGGAGATTCTTTTGAAGAAACGATTGAGAATATTACAGAAGCTATGGAATTATATATTGAAAGTTTAAAAGCTGATAATCAACCTATTCCCAAAGAAGATTTAATTGTTAAGCCTTTGAGTATACTAGTATGAGTAATTTTCCTAGTGTCAAAGCGAAGGATTTTATTAAGGTTGCCGAACAATTAAGCTTTTATTTTGACCGTCAAAAGGGGAGTCATGCTATTTACAAAAATAGTCAAGGACATAGGGTTGTAATTCCTATCCATGCTGGAAAAGACATAAAACAAGGAACTTTAATGGGTATGATTCAGGATATAGGCATTGACAAGGATACTTTCTTTGAGTTGCTAGGAAAATTATAGTATCATGTAAAGTCTATAATGAGGTAATAACATAAATTTTATTTGTGTTTCTCAACAGTTGATTGTTTATCCAAAACCCACAAAAATATCTGTCTAACTTTAATCAAATATTAGCGATCGCACTTAATTATAATTAAATGTTAATCAATTTCAAAATCATTTATGGGAATAACAGGTAAAATAAAACAAATTTCTTCATCAACCTTGGATTTATTTATCAAAGACCCATATCTTGTTGATGCTTTTTTCTATGCTAATTTGGTGCCAGAATCGGCTTTCTGGGAAAGAGTGTCTTATTGGACTGGTGAATCTACTGGCAAAACAAAACAAAACCCTATATTAAAATTTTGGAATAAGTTTACAGCTAGAAATAAACAGTTAAAATACACATACAACTGGCAAAAAATAAGAGGAAAGTTTCTTGCTGAGTGGGAAAAACCTGAACTTTATTTAGATAAATCTTGGCAAGAATTGACATTTTTGCTAGGAGGTTACATTGCCGCTTATTACTCTACCCCTCAAGGCAAAATCCCCGAATTAATAGTAGAAAAAGGATACAAAAAAGATTTTTTACCATTTCTAGTCATCAAAAATTCCCAGTGGGATGGTAAGCCTTTAGTGAATGCCTTTGGTGCTGGTAAAGATATCGGTTATGAAACAGGATATGGCCCAGTTAGATATCTGCAAGCAGGTGATGAAGTTGGTCAAATTCTGGATGGGTTACTAGAACTTTCTCAAGAAGGTTTTGAAAATCGTTTTATGCTAGAGTCGCAAAAGCCCAACCCTGTACCCTGGATTGATTTTTCAGAAGAAGAAATGCTTGATTGGATGGTAGATTACTACAATGAAATAGTTGATTACTATGAAGATACTGTTAGACAACAAAAGGCACTCCTGCTTTATTTGACGTAACTGCACATTAAAACATCAGAGAAAATTTTTTAATCCAATCTCAGCGAACCTTTGCGCCAACCTCCGCGCACCTTTGCGTTAAAGAAAGCTAGTATTTCCTGACAGCTTGAGGCTCAAAAATTGCCTCTGTATTAAAAAAAGCCCCCCATTATGAAAATTGGAAGGCTTTTTGGAGAAATTAGCTGAGATGAATCTAACCCTTAAGTGAAGGTTTCACAGTTTGGGCAATAATTCCCAAGCTATCTTCAAACAGAGTCTCACGTCCCCAGCGTTGTACTTGCTGACTCAACAGTGCTTCCGCTTTTTGTTCAGAAAGTGAACTCACTTGTTGGAATAAACCAGCAGATTGAGCGCCCCCGTGGGTTTCCATCCGCATACAACCGCCAGTCTCCGAGCAGATAACTGTGCTACATTCAGCTTTGGTATTAGTTGAACTCAGACGTAAAGCAATCAAGTCACCGGGAATATCACCAACATCAGCAACCGGAACTCCTGCTAACTCGGCTTCTATTTGTTTTTGGTCTTGAGCCACAAAGCGAATCCGAATGATATCGTAATCATTGCTTTCCTTTTGATAGGAAATCGGCATCCAATCTAAGCGACTAGCCAACCAACCTAAAAATAGTAGTGCTTGGGCAGGGTTGCCTTTTTCATAGTCAATTGTGACGCGGTCAATGTCCTTTAAGGCGGCGCGACGATTGGGGGGGTCGTAAGCTTCTGCTGTCAATTCTTGCCATGCTGCTAAACGCCGCCAATTCAAATCAGCCAAGGGTATGTTAGTTTCGACTAACTCTTGTAAGCTGAGTAAATCGCTTTCTGGTTCGTTAAAGTTGCAAGAATCAACTATGACGTTATTGCAAACGGCAGCCAAGCGCTTAAATAATGGGTTGTTGGGGTCGGGAGTAGCTTTCCACCACAGGAACTTCGGCAGACCACCAATTAGTAATGCGGGAATCATCCCCCCAATTCTTTCTAAAGCCGAGGCTGTACCAGAAAGGGTGATATATTCGCAACAAACTAGAGTGCTAGAAGATTGCTTTTGAATTGGGCAGTAAGCAGAAACTTGTGCTTTTACCCCTTCATCTTCGCCTGCGATGGGACATAAGGCAATGATGCGACAGGGGTTGCGTAAAGCAATTTCATCAGCAATTCTGGGGCTGGTGACACTAACGTTATAGGAACCATTACCATTTTCCGCAACGGCTCCATTACCTTGGCGTTTGGTGTATTCTTCCCGCAATTTTGCCAAAGTTTCTGTTGTAGCCGTGCCAGTTTCTAGCAGTTCATATTTTTGTTGTGCTAACCGCAGTGCTATATCCGTCTGTGGCCCTAAAATCCCGTCAATGGGGCCATTATAAAATCCCAGAGATGCCAAAAGATACTGAGTTTCTTCTGGTTCGTACACCACTAAGGTAAAAGTTGTAGCACGAGTAGCCGCAGGTAGCGCACCATCTTCACCAGTGATGCCATAACTTTGCCAAATTTGATTCAGTTCCGCTTCGATTTCATTCAGCGAAATGTCCTTGGGGGCTTGGAGTGAAAAAATGGTAGGAGCTTGGGTCATAGCTTTTGAAGTATGAAGTATGAATTAGGAAGTATGAAGTATGAAGTATGAAGTATGAAAAAA encodes:
- a CDS encoding DUF4336 domain-containing protein — protein: MAHDEHAVTEQIHPKDISWPFWPIVPLYPYSRRRTIRREVIKNTVWTFDQLQGIFYVVVPIRMTVVKLDAGGLLVYAPVAATKECIQLVQELVAEHGDIKYIILPTISGIEHKVFVGPFARCFPNAQVFVAPNQWSFPLNLPLSWLGLPAKRTQVLPEDSSQAPFADEFDYEILKTIDLGLGKFTEVAFFHRRSHTLLVTDAVVSVPEEPPAIVQLEPYPLLFHAKERGSDVVTNNQLNRRKGWERITLLALYFQPSALKVPAWGEVFRDALKAPERSIKAYFGLFPFKWQDNWQMSFHALRGDGRLFVAPVLQTLILNRAPKETLDWADKVASWNFQWVIPCHFDAPIKAQPQQFRQAFSFLEKQPTVSTCLFNSSSYPLPEDDFKILKEIDAGLNKSGIVPPAKEKI
- a CDS encoding diguanylate cyclase, encoding MNEQVKAIRVAWCSSLDLPQPINVPLNFEWMQVDISTLFEQDFDVIVLDIKAFENLEQVKYMYTTVGLPIVVLIETIEQEAAVLCWLEAGDETCKIDAINQQIGLRLQRSIWHNQQKHLFSLDKLTGIANFRKFNDYAIKLLTSKEEVEPLSLIHLDIDRFKFINDRYGHVVGDQILQEIGQILQKYSLGASIVARTGGDKFVICMGGGMEQGKAFAEFLRTQIETHEFKLNETSSVHLTASLGVVAMSGHSSVEQLWQEINQCIYAAKQKGRNRVVTSEEFEAIADASGQDKLITDFEHRIRVTAERMISEMVLKASRLANKYRIEAEHDGLTEVFNRRYLDRLLAREIEKYHKYQQRLTILLLDLDNFGEVNRNYGFPTGDQALKTAAKIFTTHIRAGDWVTRYGGEEFCIVMSNTDLNTGCQIAERIRLALSEEIITAYNGHQFHLTTSIGVVELMAENNLVSFLQRASDKVRAAKKNGRNQICF
- a CDS encoding cobyrinate a,c-diamide synthase produces the protein MALVIAGERSGVGKTTVTLALLASLCRRGGQVQSFKVGPDYIDPMFHQYVTGLACRNLDPVLTSEVYVQQCFAKHHQTSEYALVEGVMGLFDGVMGSGEEASLHPFTFASTAHIAQLLDLPVVLVIDCSRLSGSVAAIAHGYCSFDPKIKIAGLVLNRVGSDRHLSLLKDALQSLQLPILGVLRRQDNITIPDRHLGLVPTGEISELDAVVERLADLGDNCFDWQSLLPLLKTQHRLNAPLPLTALTKIRIAVARDRAFNFYYQDNLDILQQLGAELVFWSPLADSELPPNIQGMYFGGGFPEVFAEQLTKNTNVLQAVKTAILQGMPTIAECGGLMYLCAEIIDFEGKTYPMVGIIPTSACMGGRLTLGYRRAIALQDSLLVNAGTNIYGHEFHRSSLSTNSHQPLFETYRYDCDENMGFEGWNLSVNLHASYIHLHWGASIEIPQRFIQQCQSNRVCYGNVMT
- a CDS encoding type II toxin-antitoxin system HicB family antitoxin, translated to MQNHSKQIYNYTVILEKESDGGYHAFCPALKGCHSQGDSFEETIENITEAMELYIESLKADNQPIPKEDLIVKPLSILV
- a CDS encoding type II toxin-antitoxin system HicA family toxin, which produces MSNFPSVKAKDFIKVAEQLSFYFDRQKGSHAIYKNSQGHRVVIPIHAGKDIKQGTLMGMIQDIGIDKDTFFELLGKL
- a CDS encoding DUF1877 family protein; the protein is MGITGKIKQISSSTLDLFIKDPYLVDAFFYANLVPESAFWERVSYWTGESTGKTKQNPILKFWNKFTARNKQLKYTYNWQKIRGKFLAEWEKPELYLDKSWQELTFLLGGYIAAYYSTPQGKIPELIVEKGYKKDFLPFLVIKNSQWDGKPLVNAFGAGKDIGYETGYGPVRYLQAGDEVGQILDGLLELSQEGFENRFMLESQKPNPVPWIDFSEEEMLDWMVDYYNEIVDYYEDTVRQQKALLLYLT
- the opcA gene encoding glucose-6-phosphate dehydrogenase assembly protein OpcA, whose product is MTQAPTIFSLQAPKDISLNEIEAELNQIWQSYGITGEDGALPAATRATTFTLVVYEPEETQYLLASLGFYNGPIDGILGPQTDIALRLAQQKYELLETGTATTETLAKLREEYTKRQGNGAVAENGNGSYNVSVTSPRIADEIALRNPCRIIALCPIAGEDEGVKAQVSAYCPIQKQSSSTLVCCEYITLSGTASALERIGGMIPALLIGGLPKFLWWKATPDPNNPLFKRLAAVCNNVIVDSCNFNEPESDLLSLQELVETNIPLADLNWRRLAAWQELTAEAYDPPNRRAALKDIDRVTIDYEKGNPAQALLFLGWLASRLDWMPISYQKESNDYDIIRIRFVAQDQKQIEAELAGVPVADVGDIPGDLIALRLSSTNTKAECSTVICSETGGCMRMETHGGAQSAGLFQQVSSLSEQKAEALLSQQVQRWGRETLFEDSLGIIAQTVKPSLKG